Sequence from the Catenuloplanes indicus genome:
TACGCGAGTGCGCCGCCCGGGCCGGGGCGTGGCTGGAGATACGCCACAGCCTGGTCGGAATCCGCAAGCAGTGGCGTGCCGCCCGGCTGGTCCTGCTCGGCGCCGACCTGGCATATCCGGCATACCGCAGGCGCATGCCGGCACTGCGATCACTGATCATCGTCACCGCGAACCCGCCGACTCCCGCGACCACCACAGCCGCCGACCGGCTCCAGGCGACGTTCCTCGCGCACGTCCCGATCGCCCAGGACTGGCTCGTCGACAAGCTCACCGATACCGCAGCCGATGTCATGCAGCAGCTCACCGGACTCGGCTACCGGATCGGGTACGCCGACCCAGCGGTAGCGGCAGAGCATGGGCACATCAGGGGCCGGGACCTTCGTACCCGCCGCACCAGCGACGAGCAGGCCGTCTACGTCAGCTTCGGCCAGGTCGCGTGCGGACCGGATCAGCTCAGCCAGACCAATACGGTGCAGCGCAGCAACTACCGCACCGCGCACCGGCTCTGGCCGACCGTCTGGACGGACCTGGCCTACGCCGACGGCGCAGTCCTCGGCGCATTCGTCGCGGACCTCCCGCCGGACATCCTCGACGCGATGTACCACCTCGCCGAGTACCCGCTGCTCGACGACGACGATCACCGGGCGCTCAGACATGCCGAGATCGCCGCCTCGTGGCGGCAGTGGGCCGCCGCCGACGTCTACAAACGGCTGCGCCGACGTGCTGGGGACGCCATGCTCGCCCTTGACGCCGACGACGTCGAACGCCTGTGGTGGCAGACCATCAACGCCATCGACTACCAGGCCGAACACACCGGCCTCACCGTCCACTGGGACTACGAGGCGATCGTGCCCGCATTCGCCGCCCGGCTCCTCACCGAGATCCGGCGCGGTCCCCGCACCCGCGCCCGATACCGCATCCACCGCCAGCAGGAGGCCCCTACGCCCGGAAGCGGGTGGGTGGTGGAACACCGCGGTCAGCAGGTCGCCACCGCCGACACGCGGTTCGACGCGCAGATCGCCGTCTGGCACCACCACCACGGCACCACCTTCGGTCCGCCAGCAGCCTCGTAAGCGGCCGCCCGGCCCGCAGCAACCAATCCAGGCAGGCCCATCGGGGCCAGCTTGCCGCGCCAGCCGCACCAGCAGGCGGTGCCGCAGGACTATCTCGACCACGCCTCCGCCGCTGGACAACACGGTCATCACCGCCATCACCGTCAAGGACTCGTTCAGCGAGCACGCGGTCGCCCCGGTGCCTCGCAGTCCGGTTCGAGTCCCGCCTCGTGTCGGTGCCGCAGGTCAGCCCGGTGCCGTGTCTCCTCCCGTTCCCGCCCGTGCGCGGGCCGGCGGTGTGTCCGCCCGCCCGCGCACGACCTTGCAATTCACGAAATCGGAGCCGTCTCGTGTCCTCTCTGCCCCTGGACGGGCCCACCCGTGCTGCCCTTCACGGCGCCGTCATCACGGAAAGTCAGTTGCGGCTGCCTGAGTTACTTCCACCGGCGCAGTACGCGACCGTCGGTCAGGTCCTCAGTGCGCTGGACGCGACCTGGAATCCCCGCCAGCGGGCGTTCGAGTTCCCCGCCCACGCCGACCCCGCAGCGCTGATCGCCGGTGTCCTCGACGCCAGCGTGATGCCGGTGCACGAGCGGCGCGGCGAGGGTTACGTGCGCACCCCGGACGACCTCGCCGACGACCTGTGCGAGTACCCGCACACCGACTTGCGCTGGCTTCCCGCCGGCTCCCGCGTGCTGGAGCCGTCCGCCGGCGACGGGTCCCTCGTGGCGGCGATCCTGCGCGCCAACCCGCACGTGCGGGTCACCGCAGTCGAGCCCAACCCCGCGCGGGCGCGGTGGTGCGCGGCGCTCGGCCCGGCCGTTGACGTGCACACCGCCACCTTCGAGACCTACGCCGCCCGCGCGCTTACCACCGGGACGCGGTTCGACGCGGTGATCGCGAACCCACCGTTCGCCACGAGTACCGACCCGAAACTCTGGGCCGAACACCTGCGCATCGCCTGGCACCTGCTGCACCCCGGCGCCCGCATGGTGTGCGTGGTCCCGGCCAGCGCCGCCACCCGCGCGGACACCGTCTACGCCGACGCGCGGGCGTTCATCACCCACCACGGCACCCTCGAACCGCTCCCGCCCGGGGCGTTCGCCGCCTCGGGCACCATGTTCGGCGCCCGCGTCGCCCGGCTCACCAAACCGATCGGCACCCAGCACCCGGACTTCCACCTGAGCATCCCGGACACCGCGCCGGTCCGGGTGCAGGAGCCGCAGTTCACCGGGCCCGCGGCACGCGAGATGCCCGTGCAGGTGTGGTGGGACGGGTGGCGACGCCGAGACCGGGTGCTGCGCTACCGCGGCCGGTGCGTGGTGTGCGGGTGGCTGCTGTGGGGCTTCGACGACGGCGAGAACGACCCCCGCGGCATCCTCGGCGACTTCAGCGCCGGATTCAGCCTCAACCCGGCCGACTTCGACCTCACCGGCCCACAGATCGGGCTGTGCTGCCGGTGCGGCAACGACGCAGACCTCTACCGCGCGGGCCTGCTGCCCGCGCAGGCACAGTGGCACCTGCCGGCCGAAAACCGTCCGCGAGTGCACGCATGAAGTCCAAGACCCCGGCGCGGCATGGCGGTTTTCGGCGCATGGCGGGCTGGTGCGCTTCGCTGTGGCGGCCTGGCAGACCAGCTGCGGCCGACACCGACCGCGGACCACGGCCGATCGCGTTCGACGCCGAACAGATCGCGAGCATGGTCAGGGCCGCCGGCATTCCCTGCTCGGCGCTGCACCATCACGACGGCACCGTCACCATCGCCGCGGGCTGGCCGGACAGCCACCGGACGTACCCGATCCTCTGCCGGCTCGGCAGCATCACGACCGCCCGCCCCGGAGACCTCGCGATCCACCCCGGCCATGCCCTCCACGACTACACACCGCAGGACATCCTCATCGTCGGCTGCATCACGAACCGCGACGTCGCCGACCTCATCCTCGCCTACATCGTCGACCTCGCCGCGCGCCCGCCCGGCACCCCCTGGGAATGCCTCGACCACGACCGTCTGGAGCATCTCGGCTTCGACGGCACCGCCCGCGGCTTCTCCCGCGGACGCCCCGACCCATCGCCCGCAGCCGCATCCGCGGCCCGCACCGCCAGGATCCGACGCTGGAGCCTGCGCCGGCTCTTCTGGCCAACTGGTCGGTTACACCGGTAAAACTCTGGCTCAGACCAGCGTACGGCTATGGGCTAGCCCTGCAACGTTCTCGCGGCGCCATTCACCACGTTCAAGCACTACCGCGGGAGTCTCCAGAGCATCCAAACTTCGCGCTGCGCGGCCGACCAAATTTGCTGGTGCGCCCGCACGTCGAGGTGCCTATTTTGACGGCCCTAAGGTGCCCCACCAAGCCTTCGGTAGGGCATAGAAATATTCGCATTGCATCCCGACTGCACCGAGAACTGGTTCCCCTCAGCCAGGCCAGGCTTATCCCCCTTTTTGAAGCACTCCACTCAATGGAGAATGTCGGACACAAAAGTCCAAACTCTTCATAATCAGCCCTCGGATTGCCTGCGGATCTTTTTCATACCATCGTACCCGCATTTTGAACTGCAGTACTGGCGCCGCTTGTCCCGCGTCTGAAACACCGATGAGCAATTACGGCAGTTAATCGACAGCGGTAAGGGTCGGCTCTTCTCGAGGCAGCGCTTACCGCAGTACAGCTGACGCTGGCTTGTCGCGGTGAATTGCCTGCCACATATCTTGCATGGCGGGCGGTCATAGGTGCGGCCTCGACGCTTGAGATTGTAACAGTCAGCGCTACAGTAAATTTTGCTTCGATCGGCCGACCTGAAGGTGGTCGAGCATGTCGGGCAGGTTGATTCGCGGCTGCGCATCCCCTCGGTCCTGCATTTGTGATCACAGAACCGTCGCCCTTGGCCATATTTGGCCGGCAACGGCGCACCGCAGTTGTCGCAGGTTTTCGACCAAATAATTGGCTCGGCAGTGACTGGACCAAGAATTCCTTCATCTTCCGGATGTACGGCGACGTGCGCGGCCCAGGCGCCAGGATTTACTCGGTAGAAGTCGAGCAGATATCCGATCGCGCTGTCGATCGCAGCAACTGAATCACCAAGTGCGCCTATGCCGGCGTTACATCGAGCACAAATGAAGCCGCGAAAACTATCCGTTTCGTGGCAATGATCGATCGCCCAGCCCTTCTCCAGCATGCTCGGATCCTGACTGCACACCGGGCACAGCCCACCGAGCTGTCGCGTCATTCGGTCAAAGTCCCCAAGGGTAAGGCCGAACTTAGCAAGGGCCTCCGCTCGTTTACGGATGGTCACACACGGTCGGCAGTAGCTCGATTTGGCGCTAAACTCGCTGCTCAGAACTCCGCATCGGGCGCACGTCCTATTCTTCACGGCCACCGCCCTCCAGGTAGCGACGGGCTTTCAGCAGGGTGGTGAGCGAGTCGCCCAGAAGGCCGATGCCGATGTTGTGGGTCCCACAGATTAGACCACGGAATAAACCGGATTCGTGACAGTGGTCCACCACCAACACCCCTCGCGCGGGCGGCCGTCGGCAGATCGCGCAGGCTCCGTTCTGCTCAGCCAGTGCTTCGTTGTATCGCGCGACAGAGATACCGTACTTTCTGGCCGCCTCCCGGACCGGGTCGTATGGTCTTCGCTGCCGCCGGGCACAGTCCCTGCAACGCCGATCCTTCCCGTCTGGCTGGTGCCGATCCCGTCCAAAGCTGGACAGGCCTTTGGATTTTTTGCACGTCATGCAAATCTTGACGGCCGAACTGCTATCCATGTTCTAGTTTACCATCGCGGCCAGCAGACCCTCCCGATCGATTGAGATCCTTAAGAGAAAGGATCGATCGATCTCACGCATTCAGGACATAACGCTCCATAGCCGCCGAAATGGCGGCCAATGGCTGATCTAGCTCGACTCGCCGAGCTGGCCGCCGACGCGGAGACAAAAACTGTTCACGCGGAACCCGCAAGGTTCGGGCCGGTACAACGGACGCCTCCTAGGCCGCGCCCCATGCCAGGGTGCGGCCTTACACTTCATAAATGGAACGAACGGCGTCAAGGATTTTGACGTCTGGTCCTTCTACGCCCAACTTGCCGATTGGCCTTTCCCGTCCCGATGGCGCGGAACCCGAGACTTTGGTCCGTCCAAATTTGGACGACATCCTCACGACCCGCCGCAGTATGCGGGAAGACGCGTTGATCTTCTTGGGCGATCGCTTCCCGCAGCACCGGGCGCCGATCCTGTCGACGGTCTTCGCATCTACCTCACAGGGCGCAAAACTGCCTCCGCCAAGGCGCTCGCGGCCAAAGCTGTCATACTGATCGACCCGCCGCACCGCTCGGGCGAAGTGGCGTGGCCCATCGAGCCGAGCTGACGCACACTCATGGCAGCCGATCAAACAAGAGTTACCTTTTAGGACCGGTCATCATGAATGCTTGGACCTCGGCTCAGCGGCGAAGCGCCCCGCGTGGCCCCTCGATTAGCTTGGTCCCGCCTCTCTCCAGCTAATCTTGTTAATCATGGGCAGGTCATCGAGCCCAAGCTGAACGACGAACTGTGAGCCATGAACGTCGCGGCAGGCAACCGTCCAAGCTCCCGTAATTTTATCTTGGGAGGCAGCAACCAATCGGAGCTCTTCATCAAGTAAAGGCATGGGATCTAGGCTCTCGACATCGTTCGCAAAGTGTGACGTAAGAATCCACTTCGCCCTCTCGACTGCTTCATCTCTATCCATCGGACGCGGCTCCGACTGAGATGAAGTATTGGCGAGGCTTTTCAGCAGATCGTACATAGCATTACCGATGATGCCACTGGCAGCGGACGAGGCAACGAATAGGACTACACGGATAAACTCACCACTATCCGCACCCCAGCTTGTCCTCCCTCGGACCTCACGGTAGACATGCCCCTGCGCCTGCCGGCTGACGATAGTGTTTACCTTCGCGTGCAACCCAGCTAACATCGATTCGGGCACGTCAAGCTCGGCAGTCCATGACTCTACGGGAATGCCGCCAACCCACTCCTTGAAGCCAAACGTGAAGAATGCGCGTACCATATAGGTACCAATACCTTGCGGTCGTCCCAATTCATCTAGAGAAAAACTTTCGTCGGCCATAGCGCGCAAGCATAGGGCATCTAAGCGGAACGGTATTTCCGGGAGCAGCATCTATGCGCGCATGTGGCCGCAGACAACGCGCGCTGCCAACCAAGGGAGCAAGACGCCGCGTCATGACGCGGCGATCGCAGTGACCTCGGCCACCTAAGGTCGTCAGGCGAGGCCACGTCGGGCCGTCAAAACCACTTGTCCCGGACCTGGAGGCCGAGCGCTTCGTTCTCGGCGACCATGGATAGGGCGGAGACCTATTCGGCCGTCTCCTGGCGCAAAAGCAGGTCATGCAAGAGCCGCCGGAGGTGCGGCTCATACGCGCCGCCGGCGCCCGTTGCGACCAGCCGGAACACCGACCGCCCGCCGGGTCCGTCGTCGTGCGGGTCCATCACGAACTTCAGCATGCTCGCGCTTCCCGTCATCCCGCACCCGCCGTCGTAATGCGCAGAATGCGCGGACACGGCGGGACCCGGACCGATCTTTCCTTGCAGCTGCCGTTGGCAGCATGGCGTCAGCGTCGCGAGCAGGTGGAAGTGAAAGTAGCGGGACGGCAGGGCGGATCGGGGCGGGTGCTTGGCCCGTGATCCTGGCCGACCGCGGCGCGGCCGGGCAAGGCCACGCCAGTCGGCCCGGCCGCGAGAGGTCCGCCGCGAGCTCGGGTTGCAGGGGGCCTTGCCGGCCGTCGCCGATCGGCCGGCCCTTGACGGATCGGCCAGCACCGCCTGATCCGCGCCGCACGCAGGACAGGCGGTTCTCCCTCTCGGGAAGGACCTGTAAATCGTGACCATCGACGTGCTGCCCCCGCCGTCTGCTGCTCTCGTGGCCGACGAGGCGATCGAGGGCGAGATCGTCACCGACGCCCCGCCGCACTCCGGCCCGGACACGCTGTTCGCCCCGCTCGCCTACGACGGGGCCGTCCAGCCGCGGGCCGTGTATCTGGACCCAAAGCTGTTGGAGGACAACAGCAGCAACGTGCGCAAGAACCTCCACGACCTCGACGACCTGAAGGCGTCGATGAAGGTCGTCGGAATCCTGTGCCCGCTGGTCGTCGTGCCGCGCGCACCGGAACTCTCCGAGCCCGACGACCTCGAGCGGTACACGATCGTGATCGGGCACCGGCGGAAGTACGCCGCGATCGCCCTCGACATGGCGCAGGTGCCCTGCTGGGTGGCGACCAACCCGGGCGAGGCCGCGTGGCTGGTGGCGCAGCTGGCCGAGAACGGCGACCGGATCGGCCTCACCCCCACCGAGGAAGCCGACGCGTACCACCAGCTGACGCTGCTGGACTGGACGCCGGAGCAGATCGCGGACGTGCGCGCGATCCCGGTGGCCCGGGTGCGGCAGAGCCTGCAGCTGCGCGCGCTGCCGCAGCAGGCCCAGGACGCGGCGGACGCCGGCACCCTGAACCTGGAACACCTCGCCGCCCTGAACGAGTTCGCGGGCGAGCCCGCGGTGATGACCAAGCTGCTGGCGAAGTCCGGCAGTGAGTGGGGCTTCCAGCACGCGATCTCCACCGAGCGGCAGAAGCGCGCCTACACAGCCGCGAAGGAGAAGGCGCGCGCGGAGCTGGTCCTTGCCGGGGTGAAGATCACCGGCAAGCCGAAGGGATTCGGCTACCACAGCGTCGATGCCGACATCGCCCACCTGACCACCACCGACGGCGAGCCGCTGGTCGCCGATCAGGTGCGGACGCTGCCGGGGTTCGCGGCGTTCATCGAGAAGGTCGGCTCCAGCGCGAAGACGACCGTGTACTGCACGGACCCGGAGAAGCTCGGCTACGTGCGGCGGGTCGGCCGGCGCCCGGCGGATGCGAAGACCGAGGCGCAGGAGGCCGCCGAGCGCACCCACGCCGAGTTCGTCGCCGCGCTCGGCGCCGCCACGGAGGTCCGGCGCGCGTTCTACACCCGCGCCTACGGCACCGCGAAGGCGGCAAAGTCGCAGTTCCCGGAGGCGCTGCGGCAGGCGGTGGCCTCCCGGTTCACGCTGCGCCCGGTCCCGGACGACGACGCCGTCTACACCGCGCTCGGCGGCGCCGACGACGACACACTCGCCACGGCCGGAGAGGAGCGGTTGCGGCGCAGCCTGGTCGCGCGGTGGATCGCCGCGCACGAGCGCAACCTCGGCCACACCATCACGCAGACGTGGGCCCTGGACCGGACGGCGGCGCTGTGGTGGCTGGACCGGCTCGTCGCCGACGGCTACACCCTCTCCGACGCCGAAACCCAGCTGCACCAGCAGCTCACCCCCACCCCACCCGCCGTCGACGGTGCCGATGAGGACGACTTCGACGACGAGGACTACCCGGACGACGACATCGAGGACGAGGAGCCCGACGAGCTGGAGGCCGACGACGAACTCGCCGGCGCGGACGCGGGCTCCGATCTCGATCTGGAGCTGACGACCGTGCTGGCCGAGCCCGACCTCGTCGCCGTCTGACCTGCTTTCCCCCTTTCTCGTCTGCTCTTTCACCAGGAGGCGGCGGGAGCCCGCGCACACGCGTGCGGGTTCCCGCCGCCTTTTGTCGTTTCCGGGAGGACTTCGGGTGACCTACACCCTCACCGATCTGTTCTGCGGCGCCGGCGGCTCATCGTCCGGCGCCGAACTCGTTCATGGTGTGAAGACCGTGATGGCCGCGAACCACTGGGCCAAGGCGATCGCCACGCACAACCACAACCTTCCACACGCCGCGCACGACTGCGCCGACATATCCCAGGTCGACCCGCGCCGCTACCCGCCGACCGACCTGCTCTGGGCCTCCCCCGAATGCACCAACCACTCCCAGGCCAAGGGTGTCCGGGACGCGGACAAGATCCCGGACCTGTTCGACGAGACCCTCGAAGACTCCGCCGCGGAACGCTCGCGGGCGACGATGTGGGACGTCATCCGGTTCCTGGAGGCCGGTGTCCTGCGCGGGCGCCCGTATCTGGGGTTCGTGGTCGAGAACGTCGTCGAGGTCAACAAGTGGCTGCCCTACCGGGCGTGGCGGGTCGCGATCGAGTCGCTCGACTACTGCTTCCACCCCGTCTACCTCAACTCCATGTACGCCCAGGCCGGCGGGCCCGGCGCAGCCCAGTCCCGCAACCGCTGGTTCGGGGTCGGGCACCGCAAGTCGCTGGGCCGGTGCCCGGACCTGCGCCGCTGGACGCGACCCGACGCGACCTGTGAGCGGTGCGGGCGGACGGGAAAGCCGGTGCAGGCGTGGAAGCGCCTCGACCGGCAGTGGGGCGTCTACGGCACCCACGGCCAGTACGTGTGGGCGTGCCCGACCCCGGCCTGCCGCGGCCAGCGCCTCTACCCGCGCGTGCTGCCCGCGGCCACGGTCATCGACTTCACCCGCGAAGGCGTCCGGATCCGCGACCGCGCCCAGCCGCTGGCGGACAAGACCATGGCGCGCATCCGCGCCGGGATCGCCGCGAACGCCCGGCCGATGCTCGTACCGACCGGCGGGACGTGGCGGACCCAGCCGACGCCGGTCGATGAGCCGATGCCCACCCGCACCACCCGGGAGAACGACGGCCTCGCCGTCCCACCCCTCCCTGCCGAGCTGGTGGTGCCGCCGATGGTCGTCGCGCTGGAAGGCCGGGCCACCGTCGCGCACGTGCGCCCGGTCGATCAGCCGCTGCGCACGCAGACCGGCCGGCACCAGGACGGGCTCCTCGTGCCGATGCGCAACCACGGCATCGCCCGCCCCATCGCCACCCATCCGCTGCCGACCGTCACGGCGGCCGGGAACCATCACGGGCTGCTGACCTGGCCGCAGCTACTCGTCCCGTACTACCGCACCGGCACCGCCCGCCCCGTCGACCAGCCGACGGGCACCCTGTCCACCATCGACCGATACGGGATCCTCGACCCCGAGACCGGGCCGGTCATCGACGCGCTCGACTGCACCTTCCGGATGCTGGAACCGGACGAGATCGCCGGCGGCATGGCCTTCGCTCCCAGCTACGAGATTCTCGGCACCCGCCGTGAGCGGGTCCGGCAGGCCGGCAACGCGGTCACCCCACCGGCCGCCCGCGATTTGATCGCGGCGCTGGTCGAGGCCATCTCCGGGCAGGAACCGACGTTCCGGCCGCAGCCGCACCGGGCCGAGTTCGAGCTCGCCGCAGGCGCCGCATGAGCACCCCGCTGCCGCCGCAGGAGCGGCATCCGGACACGGTGCTGCTGGACCGGCTCACCGCGTTCATCAACAGCAGCAACCCACCGTCTGGCGCCGACGTCGTCCAGCTGCTGTGCGAACTCCTTGACGGCAGTGGCCGGCCGGTGGTCAGCGAGCCGTGGGAGATGACCGCCGAGGTCGTCGAGGACGCCTACGGCATCCCGGCCGCCGTGGTCACCGCAGGCGGGTACACGGTGCGGCTGTTCCAGCACCCCATCGACCAGCCGGACCTGCGCATCGAGGTGCACAACGACACCCCGATCACCGGGCAGGCCACCGGCCCGGTCGGGATCACCGTCGGCGACCGGCCGGTGCTCACACCGCGGTCGGCGTCTCAGTCGCTGCGCATCGACATCGGGGAGGTCCCGTCGTGAGCCGCTGCACCCAGACCGAGGCGTTGCGCCTCTTCTCCGCGCTGGCCGACGCTGATGCTGGCCGGCTGACCGGCGCGAGCCTGCTCGGCCCGGTCCTACCCGCGATCCGGCCCGGGCAGCTCACCGCGGAGTCGGCCGGGCTGCTCGCGAAGAGCCTGTACCGGCCGCGGGACACCCCGGCCGGCGCGGAAATGATCTGTTACGTCGTGTCCAGCGACGGCACGCCGGTGGCGTGGCTGACCTACGACGCCCACGTGCACGCCCCGCCGTCCGGCGCTCTCACCGGCTATCAGCGCGCGCATCAGCAGCGGGCCGTGACCGCGCTGTCCGGGCTGACGCGGCGGGCGGTCGCCGCGCTGGCCCGGCTGCGCGACCACCGCGACGGCCGGATCCCCGGCGATCCGCCGGATCCGCTGGACACCTCGA
This genomic interval carries:
- a CDS encoding class I SAM-dependent methyltransferase, whose amino-acid sequence is MRLPELLPPAQYATVGQVLSALDATWNPRQRAFEFPAHADPAALIAGVLDASVMPVHERRGEGYVRTPDDLADDLCEYPHTDLRWLPAGSRVLEPSAGDGSLVAAILRANPHVRVTAVEPNPARARWCAALGPAVDVHTATFETYAARALTTGTRFDAVIANPPFATSTDPKLWAEHLRIAWHLLHPGARMVCVVPASAATRADTVYADARAFITHHGTLEPLPPGAFAASGTMFGARVARLTKPIGTQHPDFHLSIPDTAPVRVQEPQFTGPAAREMPVQVWWDGWRRRDRVLRYRGRCVVCGWLLWGFDDGENDPRGILGDFSAGFSLNPADFDLTGPQIGLCCRCGNDADLYRAGLLPAQAQWHLPAENRPRVHA
- a CDS encoding endonuclease domain-containing protein → MAVKNRTCARCGVLSSEFSAKSSYCRPCVTIRKRAEALAKFGLTLGDFDRMTRQLGGLCPVCSQDPSMLEKGWAIDHCHETDSFRGFICARCNAGIGALGDSVAAIDSAIGYLLDFYRVNPGAWAAHVAVHPEDEGILGPVTAEPIIWSKTCDNCGAPLPAKYGQGRRFCDHKCRTEGMRSRESTCPTCSTTFRSADRSKIYCSADCYNLKRRGRTYDRPPCKICGRQFTATSQRQLYCGKRCLEKSRPLPLSINCRNCSSVFQTRDKRRQYCSSKCGYDGMKKIRRQSEG
- a CDS encoding endonuclease VII domain-containing protein produces the protein MDSSSAVKICMTCKKSKGLSSFGRDRHQPDGKDRRCRDCARRQRRPYDPVREAARKYGISVARYNEALAEQNGACAICRRPPARGVLVVDHCHESGLFRGLICGTHNIGIGLLGDSLTTLLKARRYLEGGGREE
- a CDS encoding ParB/RepB/Spo0J family partition protein, giving the protein MTIDVLPPPSAALVADEAIEGEIVTDAPPHSGPDTLFAPLAYDGAVQPRAVYLDPKLLEDNSSNVRKNLHDLDDLKASMKVVGILCPLVVVPRAPELSEPDDLERYTIVIGHRRKYAAIALDMAQVPCWVATNPGEAAWLVAQLAENGDRIGLTPTEEADAYHQLTLLDWTPEQIADVRAIPVARVRQSLQLRALPQQAQDAADAGTLNLEHLAALNEFAGEPAVMTKLLAKSGSEWGFQHAISTERQKRAYTAAKEKARAELVLAGVKITGKPKGFGYHSVDADIAHLTTTDGEPLVADQVRTLPGFAAFIEKVGSSAKTTVYCTDPEKLGYVRRVGRRPADAKTEAQEAAERTHAEFVAALGAATEVRRAFYTRAYGTAKAAKSQFPEALRQAVASRFTLRPVPDDDAVYTALGGADDDTLATAGEERLRRSLVARWIAAHERNLGHTITQTWALDRTAALWWLDRLVADGYTLSDAETQLHQQLTPTPPAVDGADEDDFDDEDYPDDDIEDEEPDELEADDELAGADAGSDLDLELTTVLAEPDLVAV
- a CDS encoding DNA cytosine methyltransferase, producing the protein MTYTLTDLFCGAGGSSSGAELVHGVKTVMAANHWAKAIATHNHNLPHAAHDCADISQVDPRRYPPTDLLWASPECTNHSQAKGVRDADKIPDLFDETLEDSAAERSRATMWDVIRFLEAGVLRGRPYLGFVVENVVEVNKWLPYRAWRVAIESLDYCFHPVYLNSMYAQAGGPGAAQSRNRWFGVGHRKSLGRCPDLRRWTRPDATCERCGRTGKPVQAWKRLDRQWGVYGTHGQYVWACPTPACRGQRLYPRVLPAATVIDFTREGVRIRDRAQPLADKTMARIRAGIAANARPMLVPTGGTWRTQPTPVDEPMPTRTTRENDGLAVPPLPAELVVPPMVVALEGRATVAHVRPVDQPLRTQTGRHQDGLLVPMRNHGIARPIATHPLPTVTAAGNHHGLLTWPQLLVPYYRTGTARPVDQPTGTLSTIDRYGILDPETGPVIDALDCTFRMLEPDEIAGGMAFAPSYEILGTRRERVRQAGNAVTPPAARDLIAALVEAISGQEPTFRPQPHRAEFELAAGAA